A genomic region of Micromonospora sp. NBC_01796 contains the following coding sequences:
- a CDS encoding low temperature requirement protein A — protein MVNRRRGLLGQLRRAGPGTRANSLEVFFDLVFVFVFFSIARVTSENLTPVGLYHGLLILALLWWCWCSHMVVANWLRLGEGIGPLVVFPVMIATFTIALIIPQAFVGETSGFDAPLVLAVCYLVVRALHVVLHWYSAGDDPVLRRQILHYALPLVSATTLLFIAGLIPSEFHGLDEVTFRTLLWTIVVVVEYGAGRFLSVSHWGLASAGHWVERFELIIIVGLGETIISVGLGTSLTDRTETWAMFIGTALGIGITASLWWAYFDIVAPAAHKVMHGTHDLARIRLARDAYVYLHLPMIAALILLSLGDKEMVHQLSGEHLGLSEPQQGPGVYLAFGGVILFLLGHMAFQARILGTVAWTRAGAIVVLGALIPLAVRLPALAALGLLALVCLVMVVSEVVIFADSRHELRESALQEATAHEDRETEWRRDRYE, from the coding sequence ATGGTGAACCGCCGTCGGGGGCTGCTCGGGCAGTTGCGCCGGGCCGGTCCCGGGACCAGGGCGAACAGCCTGGAGGTCTTCTTCGACCTGGTCTTCGTCTTCGTGTTCTTCAGTATCGCCCGGGTGACCAGCGAGAATCTGACCCCGGTCGGGCTCTACCACGGGCTGTTGATCCTGGCCCTGCTCTGGTGGTGCTGGTGCTCGCACATGGTGGTGGCCAACTGGCTCCGCCTCGGCGAGGGGATCGGGCCGCTCGTGGTCTTCCCCGTCATGATCGCCACTTTCACGATCGCCCTGATCATCCCGCAGGCTTTCGTCGGCGAGACCAGCGGATTCGACGCCCCGCTGGTCCTGGCCGTCTGCTACCTCGTCGTGCGGGCGCTGCACGTGGTGCTGCACTGGTACTCGGCCGGGGACGATCCGGTCCTGCGCCGGCAGATCCTGCACTACGCGCTGCCGCTGGTCAGCGCCACCACCCTGCTGTTCATCGCCGGTCTGATCCCGTCGGAGTTCCACGGCCTCGACGAGGTGACCTTCCGTACGCTGCTCTGGACCATCGTGGTCGTGGTCGAGTACGGCGCCGGCAGGTTCCTCAGCGTCTCCCACTGGGGGCTCGCCTCGGCGGGTCACTGGGTGGAACGGTTCGAGCTGATCATCATCGTCGGGCTGGGGGAGACGATCATCTCGGTCGGGCTCGGCACCAGCCTGACCGACCGGACCGAGACCTGGGCGATGTTCATCGGGACCGCGCTCGGCATCGGCATCACCGCGTCCCTCTGGTGGGCGTACTTCGACATCGTCGCCCCGGCGGCGCACAAGGTCATGCACGGCACCCACGACCTGGCCCGGATCCGGCTGGCCCGGGACGCGTACGTCTACCTGCACCTGCCGATGATCGCCGCGCTGATCCTGCTCTCCCTCGGCGACAAGGAGATGGTCCACCAGCTCAGCGGCGAACACCTCGGCCTGTCCGAGCCCCAGCAGGGTCCGGGTGTCTATCTCGCCTTCGGTGGGGTCATCCTGTTCCTCCTCGGGCACATGGCCTTCCAGGCCCGGATCCTCGGCACGGTCGCCTGGACCCGGGCGGGCGCGATCGTCGTACTCGGTGCCCTGATCCCGCTGGCGGTCCGGCTCCCCGCGCTGGCGGCGCTGGGCCTGCTAGCGCTGGTGTGTCTCGTCATGGTCGTCAGCGAGGTGGTCATCTTCGCCGACTCCCGGCACGAGCTGCGGGAGTCGGCCCTGCAGGAGGCGACGGCGCACGAGGACCGCGAGACCGAGTGGCGCCGCGACCGCTACGAATAG
- a CDS encoding thiamine pyrophosphate-dependent enzyme produces MQEIVGEALAKRLVDWGVDTVFGLPGDGINGLMEGFRRQRDRLRFVLVQHEEAAAFMATGYAKATGRLGVCAATSGPGAIHLLNGLYDAKMDHIPVLAVTGMQETSVLGTQYQQEVQTTQLYQDVAGAYNLMVTNPQQVPGVVDIAIRHALAKRTVVHLSLPNDIQVAETASDPYRHVSPGAPPKSSPVLSRPPVPAAHEELERAVEVLDAGRKVAVLVGVGARDAREEVIAVADALGAPIVKTLPGKQVVPDEHPLTTGGLGLLGTKPSEELMEECDTLLMVGTSFPYASYLPSPGQARVVQIDHDASQIGVRLPVEVAISADARLTLKQLLPLLGRRDDRSFLGKYQGKRDTWRDEMKALQDGARHPVAPQYLIGCVDDLAADDAILTCDSGTIATWAARHWTIRGGREFYLSGNLASMAPGLPYAIGMQFAHPGRQVIAYVGDGGFAMLMAEFLTAARYELPIKVVVNNNNAYGQILWEQIILGYPEYAVRHRQPEADFAAWATSCGGYGCKVTEPGQVSSAIREALAYPGPALVDCRVNPDEPPMPGKIRYEQAKEFTEAFLRGEPHKVSTLATVARDKFNELRS; encoded by the coding sequence ATGCAGGAGATCGTCGGAGAGGCTCTGGCCAAGCGCCTGGTCGACTGGGGGGTCGACACCGTGTTCGGGCTGCCGGGCGACGGCATCAACGGGCTGATGGAGGGCTTCCGCCGGCAACGGGACCGGCTGCGGTTCGTGCTGGTCCAGCACGAGGAGGCGGCCGCGTTCATGGCCACCGGGTACGCCAAGGCGACCGGCCGGTTGGGGGTGTGCGCGGCCACCTCCGGTCCCGGCGCGATCCACCTGCTCAACGGGCTCTACGACGCGAAGATGGACCACATCCCGGTGCTGGCCGTCACCGGCATGCAGGAAACCTCGGTCCTCGGTACGCAGTACCAGCAGGAGGTGCAGACGACCCAGCTCTACCAGGACGTCGCCGGCGCCTACAACCTGATGGTGACCAACCCGCAGCAGGTGCCGGGCGTGGTCGACATCGCGATCCGGCACGCCCTGGCCAAGCGGACCGTGGTGCACCTGAGCCTCCCGAACGACATCCAGGTGGCGGAGACCGCCAGTGACCCGTACCGGCACGTCAGTCCGGGAGCGCCGCCGAAGAGCAGCCCGGTGCTCTCCCGCCCGCCGGTGCCCGCCGCGCACGAGGAGCTCGAGCGGGCGGTCGAGGTGCTGGACGCGGGACGGAAGGTGGCGGTGCTGGTCGGGGTCGGTGCGCGGGACGCCCGCGAGGAGGTGATCGCCGTTGCCGACGCCCTCGGCGCCCCGATCGTCAAGACGCTGCCGGGCAAGCAGGTCGTGCCCGACGAACACCCGCTCACCACCGGTGGCCTCGGCCTGCTCGGCACGAAGCCGAGCGAGGAGCTGATGGAGGAGTGCGACACGCTGCTGATGGTCGGCACCTCGTTCCCGTACGCCAGCTATCTGCCGTCGCCGGGGCAGGCCCGGGTGGTCCAGATCGACCACGACGCCAGCCAGATCGGGGTACGGCTGCCGGTGGAGGTGGCGATCAGCGCGGACGCCCGGCTCACGCTCAAGCAACTCCTGCCACTGCTGGGCCGCCGCGACGACCGGTCGTTCCTCGGCAAGTACCAGGGCAAACGCGACACCTGGCGGGACGAGATGAAGGCGTTGCAGGACGGCGCCCGCCACCCGGTCGCACCGCAGTACCTGATCGGGTGCGTCGACGATCTCGCCGCCGACGACGCGATCCTCACCTGCGACTCGGGCACCATCGCCACCTGGGCCGCCCGGCACTGGACGATCCGCGGTGGCCGGGAGTTCTACCTCTCCGGCAACCTGGCCTCGATGGCGCCGGGGCTGCCGTACGCGATCGGGATGCAGTTCGCCCACCCGGGGCGGCAGGTGATCGCGTACGTCGGTGACGGGGGTTTCGCGATGCTGATGGCCGAGTTCCTCACCGCCGCCCGGTACGAGCTGCCGATCAAGGTCGTGGTCAACAACAACAACGCGTACGGGCAGATCCTCTGGGAGCAGATCATCCTCGGCTACCCCGAGTACGCCGTACGCCACCGGCAGCCGGAGGCGGACTTCGCCGCCTGGGCGACGAGCTGCGGCGGCTACGGCTGCAAGGTCACCGAGCCGGGGCAGGTGTCGTCGGCGATCCGTGAGGCACTGGCGTACCCGGGGCCGGCGCTGGTCGACTGCCGGGTCAACCCGGACGAGCCGCCGATGCCCGGCAAGATCCGGTACGAGCAGGCGAAGGAGTTCACCGAGGCGTTCCTGCGGGGCGAACCGCACAAGGTGTCGACCCTGGCCACGGTCGCCCGCGACAAGTTCAACGAGCTGCGCTCGTGA
- a CDS encoding ThuA domain-containing protein codes for MRRRIIASAASAALVLTSLVTLTPPATAAPAAPAVAAAEVLQEVTLAKGPVAMGEPMALTVLPDRTVLHTSRDGRIFSTDALGNTKLAATIPVYTHDEDGLQGIAADPDFATNRWVYVYYAPVLASTPAGDAPSNGTDADFARWEGHNQLSRLTVRADGTIDLVSEKKLLQVPVDRGMCCHVGGDLDFDARGNLYLTTGDDTQPWSSSGYTPIDERDGFTWAFDAQRTSGNTNDLRGKLLRIHPEDDGTYTVPAGNLFAPGTVKTRPEIYAMGFRNPFRMSVDRATGVVYVGTYAADAEVADPNRGDGGHQEFERITGPGNFGWPYCQGYNSPYNDFDFATNTSGPKFDCAAPVNQSPHNTGLTELPPAQPAWIAYDGGLSSPLGNGGGPMAGPVYHFDPALDSPTKLPASFDNKFFAGEFTQDWIRTITADGDGSGGTIGDFPWTHTHPMDLAMGPEGALYVLDYGAGWFNGDENSALYRIETAPNGNRAPTAVAGADRTSGPGPLTVTFSSAGSGDPEGDALSYAWTFGDGGTSTSANPTHTYAANGTYPAKLTVQDPAGNFGSSTVTITVGNTAPTITITGPAAGSVFNFGDAVPYQVTVTDPEDGTIDCTRVAVNFVLGHDQHGHPMTSATGCTGVLQTTANSEHGPGDNLFGVIDAAYTDRSGLAGHAQVVLQPRHRQAEHFADSSGNVTIYQSPATEGGYVGAINNGEWVSFTPYNLVGVTGFTARVSSANAGGVLELRTGSATGPVVGSATVPGTGGWENFVNVTGPVTASTGTDTLFLTFAGDPTEGLFNVDSFTFTGGGSANSDLARHRPVTASSTYEAYRVPGLAVDGDSSTRWSSEYTDPQWISVDLGASYELARVRLNWETAAAKAYEIQTSPDGDTWTTVHSTTNGNGGVDDIQISGTGRYVRMYATQRTTAWGYSLFDFNVYGPSEEENPPETYQVMVFSKTAGYRHDSVGAGISAIEQLGRENGFRVDATEDAGAFTAANLAQYEAVVFLSTTGDALNGEQQAAFEAYIRGGGGFVGVHAAADTEYDWPWYGGLVGAWFDSHPATQPATVRFSDRANPSTSHFAPTWNHTDEWYNYRTNPRANVKVLATVDESTYSGGGMGADHPITWCQEYDGGRAWYTGMGHTVESFAEENYTKMLLGGIRLAAEQADADCRPETGYTALFDGTQASLDQWEQAGPGGFTLADGTISSFGGMGLLWYPQRTYANYSLKVDWMMPGDDNGGVFIGFPDPQGDPWKPVDAGHEIQIDATDNDPTRTTGSVYSFKAPDTALREANLNPPGSWNTYDVRVHGQHVEIYLNGVKITDYTSGRNIADGHFGVQNDGAGLEINYRNIRIRTDDSPTGEDLARDRPVTASSVEPNSSHVPGNAVDGNPSTRWASEHLVDPQWLAVDLGAEYNLDRVRLAWEAAYASAYEVQTSTDGTTWTRIHGTASGDGGVDDLAVTGTGRYLRVYGTARATEWGYSLYDINVYGTPAAGDTTAPTTRAEVAGPVTAGWYTGPATVTLTSTDEAGGSGVGSTEYQLDGDPAWTVYTGPVPVAGDGEHVLRYRSTDRAGNLSAPGQVEVKVDATAPVTSATFAPANDNGWHAGAIPVTLAATDAGSGAQGIEWSLDGGPWTAYSTPVDVTGDGQHELLYRAKDAAGNAETLKSALVRIDGTKPTVIVSGLADGQLYGDSGEVRVTFQAIDPTSGVAATIGKLDGTPYASNTLQALYDLSLGLHELTVTATDKAGNSTTSSVRFFVTTSFRDIQHLLDRFEATNRLSAKSHRQLTNKLTAARDSEAAGNDKRAVQQLAAFAVLASDPALVPDADVRGVLVRDTDAMIVSLGGVASTAGVAANDGRQLGGTGRPDGDTGRVAKDGNL; via the coding sequence ATGCGTCGACGCATCATCGCGTCCGCCGCCAGTGCTGCCCTTGTCCTGACCTCACTGGTCACCCTGACCCCGCCCGCCACCGCCGCGCCCGCCGCACCGGCCGTGGCCGCCGCGGAGGTCCTGCAGGAGGTGACCCTCGCCAAGGGGCCGGTCGCGATGGGCGAGCCGATGGCCCTGACCGTCCTGCCGGACCGTACGGTGCTGCACACCTCGCGCGACGGGCGGATCTTCTCCACCGACGCGCTCGGCAACACGAAGCTCGCCGCCACCATCCCCGTCTACACCCACGACGAGGACGGGTTGCAGGGCATCGCCGCCGACCCCGACTTCGCGACCAACCGGTGGGTGTACGTCTACTACGCCCCGGTGCTCGCCTCCACCCCGGCCGGCGACGCCCCGTCGAACGGCACCGACGCCGACTTCGCCCGGTGGGAGGGGCACAACCAGTTGTCCCGGCTGACCGTACGGGCGGACGGGACGATCGACCTGGTGAGTGAGAAGAAGCTGCTCCAGGTCCCCGTCGACCGGGGGATGTGCTGCCACGTCGGCGGCGACCTCGACTTCGACGCCCGGGGCAACCTCTACCTGACCACCGGCGACGACACCCAGCCGTGGTCGTCCAGCGGGTACACCCCGATCGACGAGCGCGACGGCTTCACCTGGGCCTTCGACGCGCAGCGTACCTCCGGCAACACCAACGACCTGCGCGGCAAGCTGCTGCGTATCCACCCCGAGGACGATGGCACCTACACCGTGCCGGCCGGCAACCTGTTCGCGCCGGGGACGGTGAAGACCCGCCCCGAGATCTACGCGATGGGCTTCCGTAACCCGTTCCGGATGTCCGTGGACAGGGCCACCGGCGTGGTCTACGTCGGCACGTACGCCGCCGACGCCGAGGTCGCCGACCCGAACCGGGGCGACGGCGGGCACCAGGAGTTCGAGCGGATCACCGGCCCCGGCAACTTCGGGTGGCCGTACTGCCAGGGCTACAACTCGCCCTACAACGACTTCGACTTCGCCACGAACACGTCGGGGCCGAAGTTCGACTGCGCCGCCCCGGTGAACCAGTCACCGCACAACACCGGCCTGACCGAGCTGCCGCCGGCCCAGCCGGCCTGGATCGCGTACGACGGCGGTCTGTCCTCGCCGCTGGGCAACGGCGGCGGCCCGATGGCGGGCCCGGTCTACCACTTCGACCCGGCACTCGACTCGCCGACCAAGCTGCCGGCCAGCTTCGACAACAAGTTCTTCGCCGGGGAGTTCACCCAGGACTGGATCAGGACGATCACCGCCGACGGTGACGGCAGCGGCGGCACGATCGGCGACTTCCCGTGGACCCACACCCACCCGATGGACCTGGCGATGGGCCCGGAGGGCGCGCTCTACGTGCTCGACTACGGCGCCGGCTGGTTCAACGGCGACGAGAACTCCGCGCTCTACCGGATCGAGACCGCCCCGAACGGCAACCGGGCACCGACCGCGGTCGCCGGAGCCGACAGGACCTCCGGACCCGGTCCGCTCACCGTCACGTTCAGCTCCGCCGGATCCGGCGATCCGGAGGGCGACGCGCTGAGCTACGCGTGGACGTTCGGCGACGGCGGCACCTCGACCTCCGCGAACCCGACCCACACGTACGCGGCCAACGGCACCTACCCGGCCAAGCTCACCGTGCAGGACCCGGCCGGCAACTTCGGCAGCTCGACGGTGACCATCACGGTCGGCAACACCGCACCGACGATCACCATCACCGGACCGGCCGCCGGATCGGTGTTCAACTTCGGTGACGCGGTGCCGTACCAGGTCACGGTCACCGATCCGGAGGACGGGACGATCGACTGCACCAGGGTCGCGGTCAACTTCGTCCTCGGGCACGACCAGCACGGCCACCCGATGACCAGCGCCACCGGCTGCACCGGCGTGCTCCAGACCACCGCCAACAGCGAACACGGTCCGGGCGACAACCTGTTCGGCGTGATCGACGCCGCCTACACCGACCGTTCCGGCCTGGCCGGACACGCCCAGGTGGTGCTGCAACCCCGGCACCGCCAGGCGGAGCACTTCGCCGACTCCAGCGGCAACGTGACCATCTACCAGAGCCCGGCCACCGAGGGCGGCTACGTCGGGGCGATCAACAACGGCGAGTGGGTGTCGTTCACCCCGTACAACCTGGTCGGGGTCACCGGTTTCACCGCCCGGGTCTCGTCGGCCAACGCCGGGGGAGTGCTCGAACTGCGTACCGGGTCGGCGACCGGACCGGTGGTCGGCTCGGCAACCGTGCCGGGCACCGGCGGCTGGGAGAACTTCGTCAACGTGACCGGCCCGGTCACCGCGTCGACCGGCACCGACACGCTGTTCCTGACCTTCGCCGGGGATCCGACCGAGGGTCTGTTCAACGTCGACAGTTTCACCTTCACCGGTGGCGGCAGCGCCAACAGCGACCTGGCCCGGCACCGGCCGGTGACGGCGTCGTCGACGTACGAGGCGTACCGGGTGCCGGGGCTGGCGGTCGACGGCGACTCCAGCACCCGGTGGTCCAGTGAGTACACCGACCCGCAGTGGATCAGCGTGGACCTCGGTGCCTCGTACGAACTGGCGCGGGTCCGGCTGAACTGGGAGACGGCCGCCGCGAAGGCGTACGAGATCCAGACGTCGCCGGACGGTGACACCTGGACCACCGTGCACAGCACCACGAACGGCAACGGCGGGGTGGACGACATCCAGATCAGCGGCACCGGCCGGTACGTCCGGATGTACGCCACCCAGCGCACCACCGCCTGGGGCTACTCGCTGTTCGACTTCAACGTCTACGGGCCGTCGGAGGAGGAGAACCCGCCGGAGACGTACCAGGTGATGGTCTTCTCCAAGACGGCCGGGTACCGCCACGACTCGGTCGGCGCCGGGATCTCCGCGATCGAACAGCTCGGGCGGGAGAACGGGTTCCGGGTCGACGCCACCGAGGACGCCGGAGCGTTCACCGCCGCCAACCTGGCCCAGTACGAGGCCGTGGTCTTCCTCTCCACCACCGGTGACGCGCTGAACGGCGAGCAGCAGGCGGCGTTCGAGGCGTACATCCGGGGTGGTGGTGGTTTTGTCGGCGTGCACGCGGCGGCCGACACCGAGTATGACTGGCCCTGGTACGGCGGCCTGGTCGGCGCCTGGTTCGACTCGCACCCGGCGACCCAGCCGGCCACGGTCCGGTTCTCCGACCGGGCCAACCCGTCGACCTCGCACTTCGCCCCAACCTGGAACCACACCGACGAGTGGTACAACTACCGCACCAACCCACGGGCCAACGTGAAGGTGCTCGCCACCGTGGACGAGTCGACCTACAGCGGCGGCGGGATGGGCGCGGACCACCCGATCACCTGGTGCCAGGAGTACGACGGCGGCCGGGCCTGGTACACCGGAATGGGCCACACCGTGGAGTCCTTCGCCGAGGAAAACTACACGAAGATGCTGCTCGGCGGCATCCGGCTCGCGGCCGAGCAGGCCGATGCCGACTGCCGGCCGGAGACCGGCTACACCGCCCTGTTCGACGGCACCCAGGCCAGCCTGGACCAGTGGGAGCAGGCCGGTCCGGGTGGGTTCACGCTGGCCGACGGCACGATCAGCTCGTTCGGCGGGATGGGCCTGCTCTGGTACCCGCAGCGCACGTACGCCAACTACTCGCTCAAGGTCGACTGGATGATGCCGGGCGACGACAACGGCGGGGTGTTCATCGGGTTCCCGGATCCGCAGGGTGACCCGTGGAAGCCGGTCGACGCCGGGCACGAGATCCAGATCGACGCCACCGACAACGACCCGACCCGTACCACCGGCAGTGTGTACAGCTTCAAGGCGCCGGACACGGCGTTGCGCGAGGCCAACCTCAACCCGCCGGGTTCGTGGAACACGTACGACGTCCGGGTGCACGGGCAGCACGTGGAGATCTACCTCAACGGGGTGAAGATCACCGACTACACCTCCGGCCGGAACATCGCCGACGGTCACTTCGGGGTGCAGAACGACGGCGCAGGACTGGAAATCAACTACCGCAACATCCGTATCCGGACCGACGACTCCCCGACCGGGGAGGACCTGGCCCGGGATCGCCCGGTGACGGCGTCATCGGTGGAGCCGAACTCGTCGCACGTGCCCGGCAACGCGGTCGACGGCAACCCCTCCACCCGGTGGGCGAGCGAGCACCTGGTCGACCCGCAGTGGCTCGCCGTCGACCTCGGCGCCGAGTACAACCTCGACCGGGTACGCCTGGCCTGGGAGGCGGCGTACGCCAGCGCGTACGAGGTGCAGACCTCGACGGACGGCACCACCTGGACCCGGATCCACGGCACCGCCAGCGGTGACGGTGGGGTCGACGACCTCGCGGTCACCGGCACCGGCCGCTACCTGCGGGTCTACGGCACCGCACGGGCCACCGAATGGGGTTACTCGCTCTACGACATCAACGTCTACGGCACCCCGGCTGCCGGGGACACCACTGCCCCGACGACCAGGGCCGAGGTCGCCGGACCGGTCACCGCCGGCTGGTACACCGGGCCTGCCACCGTCACCCTGACCTCGACCGACGAGGCCGGCGGCAGCGGGGTCGGCTCCACCGAGTACCAGCTCGACGGTGATCCCGCGTGGACCGTCTACACGGGGCCGGTTCCGGTCGCAGGCGACGGCGAGCACGTGCTGCGGTACCGGTCCACCGACCGGGCCGGGAACCTGTCCGCACCGGGCCAGGTCGAGGTGAAGGTCGACGCCACCGCGCCGGTCACCTCCGCGACCTTCGCCCCGGCGAACGACAACGGCTGGCACGCCGGGGCCATCCCGGTCACGCTCGCCGCCACCGACGCCGGATCGGGCGCCCAGGGGATCGAATGGTCCCTGGACGGCGGGCCGTGGACGGCGTACTCGACGCCGGTCGACGTCACCGGCGACGGGCAGCACGAGTTGCTCTACCGGGCGAAGGACGCGGCCGGGAACGCCGAGACCCTCAAGTCCGCCCTGGTGCGGATCGACGGGACGAAGCCGACCGTGATCGTCTCCGGGCTCGCCGACGGCCAGCTCTACGGCGACAGCGGCGAGGTCCGCGTCACGTTCCAAGCGATCGACCCGACCTCCGGGGTCGCCGCCACGATCGGCAAACTCGACGGTACGCCGTACGCCAGCAACACCCTGCAGGCCCTGTACGACCTCAGCCTGGGCCTGCACGAGTTGACCGTCACCGCCACCGACAAGGCCGGGAACAGCACCACCAGTTCCGTACGGTTCTTCGTCACCACCTCGTTCCGGGACATCCAGCACCTGCTGGACCGGTTCGAGGCGACGAACCGGCTGTCCGCCAAGTCACACCGCCAGCTCACCAACAAGCTGACCGCGGCCCGTGACTCGGAGGCGGCCGGCAACGACAAGCGGGCGGTGCAGCAGCTCGCCGCGTTCGCCGTACTGGCCTCGGACCCGGCCCTGGTGCCCGACGCCGACGTACGCGGCGTGCTCGTACGCGACACCGACGCGATGATCGTGTCGCTCGGTGGAGTGGCCAGCACCGCCGGTGTGGCCGCGAACGACGGCCGGCAACTGGGCGGCACCGGCCGCCCCGACGGTGACACCGGCAGGGTCGCCAAGGACGGCAACCTGTAA
- a CDS encoding WD40 repeat domain-containing protein: MTTDHDRDGRIAYGLRRVADALTVSPPDPDQLRARAALPPRTPRFAVWQWPVLAAVAVLAVMATIALLPGLGVRGRGAAPAGPVDVPTLPTRFAGMSLLTAPVSTAPPGPAVALYHQGSLGTRRGTTQVVVLGADGHTYRRLDLAEKRGAVGDDGEWSAAGALLAPDGSEVAVASADRLADHLELVDLRSGVARAIPLGRSAAVRLLAWAPDGTRLAIAMLDGPLDGSPVTGRLAVLDLRDGRVQPVGTEQLTDVMLQAAVSPDGTMLAVPVGTGRVDLVDFSGAVRRSLTLPEGYYLDSPSAWSPDGRLLAVQYLGAVRGGLAFVDTTGSGGPVPAPLSRPEHPSELLGWTSDTTVLVGVEGSDYEIVQRSVDGVTTRTVARLSQGVGRIARVSGLQLAGGLVPDLRITEVGEVDRGPWPRWWLTLVVAFVVVIGLLVHRAVRRRAVRSSTVSGSGRPTGPGPTGRTDRVDR, from the coding sequence ATGACAACTGATCACGATCGCGACGGCCGGATCGCGTACGGGCTGCGGCGGGTCGCCGACGCGCTCACGGTCAGCCCACCCGATCCCGACCAGCTCCGTGCCCGCGCCGCGCTGCCGCCCCGTACGCCCCGGTTCGCCGTCTGGCAGTGGCCGGTGCTCGCCGCGGTCGCGGTGCTCGCCGTGATGGCGACGATCGCACTCCTGCCCGGTCTCGGCGTACGCGGTCGCGGGGCCGCGCCGGCCGGTCCGGTCGACGTGCCGACGCTGCCGACCCGGTTCGCCGGCATGTCGTTGCTGACCGCGCCGGTGTCGACGGCGCCGCCCGGGCCGGCGGTCGCCCTCTACCACCAGGGCTCCCTGGGTACCCGGCGGGGCACCACCCAGGTCGTGGTGCTCGGCGCCGACGGGCACACGTACCGCCGGCTCGACCTGGCCGAGAAGCGCGGTGCCGTGGGCGACGACGGCGAGTGGAGCGCGGCCGGCGCCCTGCTCGCGCCGGACGGCTCCGAGGTCGCGGTCGCCAGCGCCGACCGGCTCGCCGACCACCTGGAGCTGGTCGATCTCCGGTCCGGGGTGGCGCGGGCGATCCCGCTCGGCCGGTCCGCCGCCGTACGACTGCTCGCCTGGGCCCCGGACGGAACCCGGCTGGCCATCGCGATGCTCGACGGTCCCCTTGACGGGTCGCCGGTCACCGGACGGCTCGCCGTGCTCGACCTGCGGGACGGGCGGGTCCAACCGGTGGGCACGGAGCAGCTCACCGACGTCATGCTGCAGGCGGCGGTCTCACCCGACGGCACGATGCTGGCCGTACCGGTGGGGACCGGCCGGGTCGACCTGGTCGACTTCTCCGGAGCCGTACGCCGCAGCCTCACCCTGCCCGAGGGCTACTACCTCGACAGCCCGTCCGCGTGGTCACCCGACGGTCGGCTCCTGGCGGTGCAGTACCTCGGGGCGGTACGGGGTGGCCTCGCCTTCGTCGACACGACCGGGTCGGGCGGCCCGGTACCCGCCCCGCTGAGCCGCCCGGAGCACCCCTCCGAACTGCTCGGCTGGACGTCGGACACCACCGTCCTGGTCGGGGTGGAGGGCTCGGACTACGAGATCGTGCAGCGGTCGGTGGACGGGGTCACCACCCGTACGGTCGCCCGGCTGTCGCAGGGGGTGGGCCGGATCGCGAGGGTCAGCGGGCTGCAACTCGCGGGCGGACTGGTGCCGGACTTGCGGATCACCGAGGTCGGTGAGGTGGACCGGGGTCCCTGGCCGAGGTGGTGGCTGACGCTGGTCGTGGCGTTCGTCGTGGTCATTGGCCTGCTGGTCCACCGGGCGGTCCGCCGTCGGGCGGTTCGGTCGTCGACTGTCTCCGGGAGCGGGAGACCCACCGGGCCGGGCCCGACCGGCCGCACGGACCGGGTCGATAGATGA
- a CDS encoding RNA polymerase sigma factor, with protein sequence MLVQTSVGAAATFDEVYASHYVLLVRLAYVTTGSQQTAEDVVQEVFIEWLRRFDTVRDPVPYLRRAVVSRCTSWLRRLILERRHGAMSSGGPPPLLPPDGTTTAVRAALARLSPRQRSVVFLRYYLDLPVDEIAVTLGCRPGTVKSLLHRSLAALQEHLDDN encoded by the coding sequence GTGCTGGTACAGACGTCCGTGGGCGCGGCGGCGACCTTCGACGAGGTGTACGCCTCCCACTACGTCCTCCTCGTACGGCTGGCCTACGTCACCACCGGCAGCCAGCAGACTGCGGAGGACGTGGTGCAGGAGGTCTTCATCGAGTGGCTGCGGCGGTTCGACACCGTCCGGGACCCGGTGCCGTACCTGCGCCGGGCGGTCGTGTCCCGGTGCACGTCCTGGCTGCGTCGGCTGATCCTGGAGCGCCGGCACGGTGCCATGTCATCCGGTGGACCGCCACCGCTGCTCCCACCGGACGGCACCACCACCGCCGTACGCGCGGCGCTGGCCCGGCTCAGCCCCCGGCAGCGGTCGGTGGTCTTCCTCCGCTACTACCTGGACCTCCCGGTCGACGAGATCGCCGTGACCCTGGGGTGCCGGCCGGGAACCGTGAAGTCCCTGCTCCACCGCTCGCTCGCCGCTCTCCAGGAGCACCTCGATGACAACTGA